A DNA window from Salvelinus namaycush isolate Seneca chromosome 30, SaNama_1.0, whole genome shotgun sequence contains the following coding sequences:
- the LOC120025050 gene encoding adenosine receptor A3-like, whose protein sequence is MTDLLANLSVPWGTQAIVRPNLTAPALVVPGSDKSLAPFCTFCCCGLLNRTLAVVFMVSLAFAIVVGNVVTLTVFMQTRQVRTPQGYLKVSLAIADMMVGVLVVPFSVYTEISLMVTSSPPVWYQGGTDPSMGGLVGPWQPCMLIGPVFAGCTFVSISTIFLMTVERCVAILWPLHKDHLVTRRRTLFLILFSWAGSFLLALAPLILSNNFTLEYSECSRMCNYVPLWDGVTLPSDANILLLFPVFDFTLLGGTLVFNILSFTSITHYTRKRKLMSEGNVGVEGGGGGCQHRPSFSDIKAAKTISILTFAFTASFTPIAVFVLGNVVGFTWCNFSFVAFWILTGNSCCNVIIYSVRDQRFKKGVTLLFQREHSPSHGEKGGATLPPLTL, encoded by the exons ATGACTGACCTCCTGGCCAACCTGAGTGTTCCATGGGGCACACAGGCGATTGTGAGACCCAACCTGACAGCACCTGCCCTGGTTGTGCCAGGGTCAGACAAGTCTCTGGCCCCCTTCTGCACCTTCTGCTGCTGTGGCCTGCTGAACCGTACCCTGGCTGTGGTGTTTATGGTCAGTCTGGCCTTCGCCATAGTGGTGGGCAACGTGGTCACGCTCACCGTCTTCATGCAGACAAGACAGGTCCGCACACCACAGGGATACCTCAAAG TCTCTCTGGCCATAGCGGACATGATGGTTGGAGTGCTGGTGGTTCCTTTCTCTGTCTACACTGAGATCTCTCTGATGGTGACCAGTTCCCCTCCTGTCTGGTACCAGGGGGGCACTGACCCCTCCATGGGGGGCCTGGTGGGACCCTGGCAGCCCTGCATGCTGATTGGTCCAGTCTTCGCCGGCTGTACATTTGTCTCCATCAGTACTATTTTCCTGATGACGGTAGAGCGCTGTGTGGCCATCTTATGGCCCCTTCATAAGGACCACCTGGTGACACGGAGACGTACCCTGTTTCTCATCCTCTTCTCCTGGGCAGGCAGTTTCCTCCTGGCCCTGGCCCCCCTCATCCTCAGCAACAACTTCACACTGGAGTACAGTGAGTGCAGCCGGATGTGTAACTACGTCCCCCTGTGGGATGGAGTCACGCTGCCCTCTGACGCCAACATCCTCCTGCTGTTCCCTGTGTTTGACTTCACGCTGCTGGGCGGCACCCTGGTATTCAACATCCTGTCCTTCACCAGCATCACCCACTACACACGCAAACGTAAGCTCATGTCAGAGGGGAATGTAGGGGTCGAGGGAGGGGGAGGCGGCTGCCAACATAGACCCTCCTTCTCTGACATCAAGGCTGCCAAGACGATCAGCATTCTGACGTTTGCCTTTACGGCTTCCTTCACCCCCATCGCTGTGTTTGTGCTGGGCAACGTGGTGGGCTTCACCTGGTGCAACTTCTCCTTCGTAGCCTTCTGGATCCTGACTGGGAACAGCTGCTGTAATGTGATAATATACAGCGTGAGAGACCAGCGCTTCAAGAAAGGAGTGACTCTGCTTTTTCAGAGGGAGCACTCACCTTCCCACGGGGAGAAAGGCGGAGCTACACTACCCCCACTCACCTTGTGA